Within Sorghum bicolor cultivar BTx623 chromosome 2, Sorghum_bicolor_NCBIv3, whole genome shotgun sequence, the genomic segment CTTGAGCGCCTCGGCTACCATGGCCTCCAGGAGGCTCCCTGTGACCATGGCAATGGCATCAAAGACACCGCCGCAGAAGCGGGTGGCAGGATAGAGAGCAACAAGACGTGGCATAGAGAAAGCTGCTGGCCTCGAGGACGACGAGCATGAAGTAGGGGAAGAGGGAGCACGATAGGAGCAAGGCGTTGTCGATGTCTACAAGCTTTGTCCTTGCACAAGCGGATAAGAAGAGGTAGTTACTATGGACCCACTTTATTGGGAGAGATTTAGCTCTCACTTTATTtgaggggagaagatgagtttTTTAGGAGGCCACCAAAAAATGAGATGTTGTTGGAGAACGGttggagtaatttaactttctTCGATACAATAGTTTTATGAGAACAAGGAGGTCATATGAAGAAACACTGCACATACTCTGTGGTGATGAAATAGACCATAGGTACATTGGGTCATACCTTGTCATTGTGGCCGCATATGTATATACAccataatttttatatttttattgttattTTATTCGTTAAATATAAACATATATTAAATTTGGAGTAATTGTTCTATCGTTGATGACTTCTTAATTCGTCCAATTGAAGGACTGcggtagcgctattctacaccctaggtgtagaatattattcacCGCAAGCCAAAACTGAGCCGAAAAAATACTGACCAGTACTGAAACGTGTTCAGTATCATCAAATACTACACTGAGGATcatgaaatactgaacaatactaaaACACGGATACTGAACGATACTGAACTCTGCTCAGTATaacagtattctacacctagggtgtagaatagcacttgcgctattctacaccctaggtgtagaatattattctacaccctaggtgtagaatattattctacaccgcaagtcaaaactgagtagaaaaaatactgagcagtactggaGAGTGTTCAGTATCAACTTGCCCAACACTCAGGACtacgaaatactgaacaatactgaaacacgaatacttaatgatactgaattttgctcagtagcacttatatatatatatagtgaacTTAACAAAACTGGTTTtgagattttattatttttttatgatttttataaaCTCGGGTAGAAATGCTACAAAATTTGTTATATTCTCTTTATCCCTAAAAGCTTCAATTCAtggagtcaaacttttttaagttcgACCAACTTTATAAAAAGAAGCATAAATATCTATAACGTAAAATGaatatcttataaaaatatattatatgataaatctaatcgtattaatttggtactatagatCTTAGTGTTTTTTCTAAAAGTTTGATCAAAGTATAAAAAATTTAACTTAAAACAACTCTAAGAAGAAAAAGTATAGCTTGTAATGcaacttgtagttcattctttgATAGTACGACATTACAGCGATCAAGAAGTCATCCAACCGTAGTCCTTCAATTGGACGAACTAAGAAATCGTCCAACCGtacgattacttcaattttagcatatataaaccctaaaccctaaaaccctaaactaataataataataataataataataataatagtaatagtaataataataataataataataataataataataataataataataataataataataataataataataataataataataataataataataataataataataataataataataataataataatcatcatcatcatcatcatcatcatcatcatcattatcatcattgttggatgatgatgatgatgatgatgatgatgatgatgatgatgatgatgatgatgataacaatTAACCGACGGTTGGCCTAAAGCAACCATCACGATTAATTGTTGCTAACCGTGACGGTCACTATAACACAACCATCACTGTTAATAGAAGATTAAATGTGGCGGTTGTGTTACAGTGACTACCTCGGTTAACCTATTAATCGAGGCGGTTCCCGGGCCGGTAGCCCAACCGAGGCGGGCCACCAGCCCGCCCGCTTCCGAGGGCCAAAACAAAAAGGCATGGTAAAGATTTTCTATAGTAGTGTGGTGTACCTAGTCTATTTCATGCTTCAGTTGCAGTCTTTCCATATGCCCTCTTATTCCTGTGACACTATTAAGCGAAGGAggttaatttttttttgctccAATGGCCTCCCATTTTCTTGGTGGCCTCTAAAAAACTATCTTCTATATCATTCTATTGGAGATAAAATTATTGATGAGTTGCTAGAGATGGCTCTTAATTGGAGACCGTTATATTATTATCTCGATCTAGCAGTCTAGCTAGATAGCAACTCCAAGAGTTCATTTAAAGAGAGATGTCAAATTACATGATTTTGGCTATtatctaaaataaaaaacacaCCAAACTAATAAAAAAGTAAAATACTCCAACAAGCTTTTCTAAATATTATTTCCTTGTCCATAATTAAAACTGCCATGTAATCTCGTTTTCTTGGGTATCGGATCCGTCCAGTCCCACGTTGCacggggagagaggagaggacgTACGAGCCAGAGGACAGTGTAGAGGGAAGGAGAGGTCGACAGACATTCTTCTATTATTAGAGACTCATTTTACACCAAAAGTGATCAAACTAGCTCAGTTACGTACGTACGAATGATGTACCAAACAAAGCCATTTAAGCGTTGGCCATGTATACAAGGTATCCAACGACATTTTGTTATGCAAATTTCGTGCACTGTGACTTAAAATTCCAATCATGTTGACTAATACACTACTTCATTGACTATCTAGAGAAGGCCACTCCACGTACGTGTACGGTCATCTGACATGAGGTTTTTGATCGAAGGTTTTCAATCTCTAACGACGGATGGAGCTCTATAAATAGACGCATGCACAAACATAGTAGCCAGACAACAACACAAGCAATATATACAAAACTGATCTATCGGGAGAGTGTAGGGTGACCATGGTGAAGGTGCAGAGGATGGGAGGGGTTGTGTTGGCAGCAGCAGTGCTGCTGGTAGCAATGGTGGCCATGGTGGCGGCAGAACTCGTGCCGGTGATGGACAAGGACCTGGAGTCGGAGGCCAGCATGATGAACCTATACCAGAGGTGGCGCAGCGTGTACAACGGGTCGTTGGACCACGTTGAGAAGCCAAGCAGGTTCGACACGTTCAAGGAGAACGCTAGGCACATCAACGAGTTCAACAAGAGGGAGGACGAGCCGTACAAGCTCGGCCTCAACCAGTTCTCCGACTTGACCGACGAGGAGTTCGATAGCGGCATGTACACCGGAGCCTTGCTCGAAGACACCGGCAATGTTAGCCTCAGCAGTGGCatgatcgacgacgacgacgacgatgagctgCTGGCCTCCGCCGCCAACAAGAAGGTGCCGTGCAAGTGGGACTGGAGACGCCACGGAGCTGTCACTCCAGTGAAGAACCAAAAAAAATGCGGTGCGTActacgtgtatatatatagttttccatgcatgcatgttctgACTTTATATCAACTTTTTGCTACGCATGATTTAATTTATAACTAAAATACATACGTATGTGTTGTATCTAAATATCAACTTACAATTTAATTAGAGGATTATTTCCATATATGTTAAAAATTTGTGGTGTATATTATGAATGCATGCTTGCAGGGAGCTGTTGGGCTTTCGGAATGGTGGGTGCTGTGGAGGGCATCAACGCAATCAAGACAGGGAAACTAAAGTCACTGTCGGAGCAAGAGGTGCTCGACTGCTCCGGCGCCGGGACCTGTAAAGGTGGGGACCCGTACAAGGCATTCGATCATGCCAAGAGGCCTGGGTTGGCCCTAGACCACCAGGGACATCCTCCATACTATCCCGCATACGTTGCCGAGAAGAAGAAGTGCAGATTCAATCCGGTGCGtgtgcgcacacacacacacacacacacatatatatatatatatatatatatatatatatatatatatatatatatatatatatatatatatatatatagtacaaacagttttgagaagaaaaaaatatataaatcaaTCTCAATTCTAATTGCATTCTGCATGCCCGGCCCGACTGCAGAGAAAA encodes:
- the LOC8072215 gene encoding ervatamin-B, which gives rise to MVKVQRMGGVVLAAAVLLVAMVAMVAAELVPVMDKDLESEASMMNLYQRWRSVYNGSLDHVEKPSRFDTFKENARHINEFNKREDEPYKLGLNQFSDLTDEEFDSGMYTGALLEDTGNVSLSSGMIDDDDDDELLASAANKKVPCKWDWRRHGAVTPVKNQKKCGSCWAFGMVGAVEGINAIKTGKLKSLSEQEVLDCSGAGTCKGGDPYKAFDHAKRPGLALDHQGHPPYYPAYVAEKKKCRFNPRKHVVKIDGKRMMRDTTEAKLKCRVYKQPVAILIEANHAFSRYSKGVFTGPCGTRLNHVVVVVGYGTTTNGIDYWIVKNSWGKGWGENGYIRMKRNVRSKAGLCGMYMRPMYPIKNK